The genomic window ACCCCCCGTGGCAAACATCACCGCCTTTGCCCGTAGTACCTCAACCTGACCATCTAGCAGGCGGTACATCACCAAACCTTTCGCCTCATTCTCCTCTAAAATCAGGCGCATGACATACCATTCTTCATATATCTGCACGCCATAACGCCGCAAGTTATTCACCAACTCATGTAAAATTGCGTGACCAGTTTTATCGGCGGCGTAGCAGGTACGGTTGTGAGAATGTCCGCCAAAAGCCCGTTGTGCAATGCGACCATCGTCTAAACGGGAGAACAAAACCCCCATATGTTCCAAGTCAATGACTACATCGGCGGCTTCTTGGGTGAGAATTGCTACAGCGTCTTGGTCTGCTAAATAATCAGAACCTTTGACAGTATCAAAAGCGTGGGCTTCCCAAGTATCAGTAGTATCGACATTTTTTAATGCTGCTGCCATCCCTCCTTGGGCTGCAACCGAGTGAGAACGAATTGGATGGGTTTTCGCCACCACCGCAATATTTAAACTGGGGTCAGTGCGGGCAATTTCCACAGCAGCACGACACCCCGCCAATCCACCCCCAACAATAATCACATCATGTTCCAACATACGTAGACCCTAGCTGCAAAACACTGCTGTTCTATTGTAGAGAGGTGAAATCAATTCAAAATTCAAAATTCAAAATTCAAAATTAAGAAATTAAAAGGCAATAGGCAATAGGGGAAATCCCCATAAATAAATTTAGAGGCTTGCATCCCAATATTCGGGTAGGTTTCTAGACTATTACCCATTACCCATTACCCATTACCCATTCCCCATTCCCCATGCTTCAGCTACTAGCTTGTACAGGTTGTTGCTGAGAAACATTACCAGGGATAGGTTCAGTTTTTACACCTGGTTCTACAGAAATTAATTCAATATGATTTAACAATGTAGTTACAAACGCAAACAATAAGAAAGGTAGAGACAACAGTACGACCAGACCCACTGTAGTTAAAGCATATACAGGTCGTCTTGCACCCATCAGTGCCAAAGCTGATGCCAAGCTAAGAGTAATGGTAATTAACCAAACAATTATTTGACCGTAGATATCACCAAAAGTTAAGGTGCAAACAAACCGATAGTTTTGAATATTATTTTTGTTCATCATAATTCGCCTCAAGTCTAGCCTATAGGTTCTACGTTAGAACTATGTTTGGCTAGCAGACAATTTCTAAATATTTTTCCAAGGTTTGTAATATCACTTTACAATTTAGTCTTTTTGTTACCAAATGTAATTTCTATTTCTCCTGAAGGTATGTAGTATAAATTACGATAGAAAGTTGCAACCAGAGAATAAGTCTCACACAAAAATCCGTGATTTTTCTTAAAATAGGAATAGGTAATGCTGATATAGCCTTTCTCGTTTGAGTGAGTTACAAGAACCCCATCCCCAACCTAGTACCGCAAAGCGGAAGTCAGTACAATTCGCAATTCGCAATTCGCAATTCGCAATTAATGCCCACGGATAAATCCGGGGGCTTGAACCAATCAAAGTTTAAAATGTTTCTATCCATAAATAAATTTAGGGGTTTGTACCATCAAGGAATAATTGGTCATTTTGAATTTTGAATTTTGAATTGGAGTGTAAAGCCTGCGGCATAGCTTCTCCTAACGGAGAGGCTGCGCCAACACTTAACGCGTAGCGGCTGTCTTTGCTACGCAACGCTGCCGCGAATGCGGTAGCGTCCCGCAGGGAACGTAGAGAAGCGAATCATAACTAATTTACCGCCATTAAAAATTAGTTGAAAAGCCATAATTTGGCTGCCACTCTAAATAAAGAATACAGAAAATCAACCATAATAAACCTGCGGCATATCCAGCCAAAACATCAGTAGGCCAATGTACTCCCAAATAGAGTCTACTAAAACCTACTGCCAAAATTATGACTGTAGTCGAACTTAAAATTTGTTTACGCCATTGGGGAAATTGCTTCGCCAAAATATAAGCGATGCAGCCATAAATTGCTGTCGAAACCATTGCATGACCACTAGGAAAACTATAGTGAACTGCATTGACAATATAATCCCAATGTGTGGGACGCGCCCTTCTAAAAATTTCTTTGAACAGCACATTTAAACCCACTGCACCCAAGGTTGCTATACCCAAAGTAGTTGCTTCTCGGTGGCGTTGATTCTGCCAGAGATTAATTCCTAGTGCGGAGCAAATTGACAGAAAAACTACCGGCTCACCCAAAAAAGTTATCCCCTTCATGATGGCATCAAGCAGAGGAGTATGAAGCTTTTGCAGTCCTAGCAAAATGCTTGTATCTAAACCATTTTTGTATAAAATCCCACTGCTTAAAACTAGAGTTGTCGCAGCCGCAGCCCCTAAAATTAGTTGACTGTTGAGTTTGTCTAATTGTGGCTGCATGGGCAGAGTTACTAGTTGTATAGGTTCTGCTGCTGTGGTTATAGATAAATTTTTAGGGAATTTTTGATAATCTAAAACAATATCGTGGAGTCGGGAAGCGATCGCACTATGCTTAAAATCAGGGCTAAATATCACCAGCACATTGCCTGTTAAATGGTTAGCACTCACTTGGGTAATATTTTTCTCTTGTAATAGCCGTGATTCAATGTATTTTCCCAGAAGTTCGGAAAGGTGCAGTCCTTTTACCTTGAATCTGGCTCTACCTTTAACAGCCGTATGTATTGCCTGAATTAAACTATGCTCATTTGAGAGATTGCTAAAATTCCCGTTCATCGTCCCAGAAGTCCATCTTGAATTATTAATTTCCTACACCAATAATCCTTAACTCCACCGTATTTTAGTATAGGCGATCGCACCAACAATAAAAAACCTTCCCTAGAACAGAGAAGGTTCAAATGATTGAGTTCGTAGTAAGGACTTTAGTCCTTAAAAAAGGGCTAAAGCCCTTACTACGAACCTATTAAAACCCAGTAACAACAGGTTGGGAAATTTGAGGTTGCAGAATATCAGTATTAAAGTGGTTGACAATCTCATTTCCTATGGTGGTATTCACCCAATCATGATAATGAGCCAATTCCCAGCTAGCATTACCGTTGAAACGCGCGCCTTCGGTGCGATCGCTAATTAAAATGCGACCTTGTGTAGAGTTACTTAAAGCGCGAGATGCGGCTTCTCGGATAAATTGTAATGAGCCTGGTTGGTAGTTTTCCATCCCTTTGAGGCTAAAAACCGCTAATTGTCCCTGATACCAACCGCCATCATAAAGATAATCAACTTGAATTTGACCCGTACCATCGACAATAAAAGTACCTGTTTCAAACAGAGGACGGTTAACATATTGTGATAATTCTTGTCCAACTTTGGTATTTAACCAATTACGGTTGGCGTAGACAGCATCTTGTAGTTCAGGTGCAGTTGCAGTTGCACCCAATACCTGAACCACCATATCGTTGAAATCACGATCACTGGTTTTTAAGGTATTAATATCTTCCCAACCGAAGGTATTACCCTTACCCGTGATATCTGCAATCTGGGGTGAAACTGTCCCGGTTTTTGTATCTACTGAACCGAAAGAAAACAGAACTTTGTCTGTATTAATAGATGTACTTTGAGCAATCTTCGCTACCGTAGTATCAGTAACTAACATCATGGCGAAGGTAGTTCCGGCTGTCATGTCAAACAGCTGCGGCCCTTGGTAGACACCACCATTAAAATCTTTCTCCCAGGATAATTCATGATTCAGGTCGCTAAAACGAGCGCGATCGCTTTCATCCCGAACAACTACATAACCGGAATTAGAATTGCTGAGGGCGCGTTTAGTTGCTTCCAGGATAAATTCTGCCGAACCTACCTTCATATCTTCCATACCTTGAAGACTGAAGATTGCTAGTTCTCCCTTATTCAATCCACCATCATATAGAAAATCAACGCTAACTTTGCCCGATAATTCAACAGTAAAAATTCCATTATTTAAGTCAGCAATTGTTGTCATTTTTTTATTTTTAGCAATTCAAAGAAGCAACTTGGTTCATTTTTTTAACTTTTATTACGCGAAAAAATAAGCTGTAATTACACGTTTTTTTATATAAAGTTTCTATTAAGAAAGTAACTGGTTATTTAAAGGTATAGGGGACAGGCAAATAATGTATGTAATTAATTCTGTTTAAGACACAACGAACTATACTCTGTTAAAATACAGAATTGGGGCATTCGCTTTCAGTCTTGGCGTTTACTGCCCAACTAGTACAGCACGGCGTAAATAAACAGACCATTCTCAATCGTTCAAAGCCTTAAGATATAGGACTTTTGACTTTTGATTTTTGACTTTTGACTTCCGCGTAGCGGTACTAGCCATGCCAACCATCCGTCCGCCTCAAACTGATGCCGCCACTGGCGACAGGCCGATGTTAATTCTGGAGTTTTATGTCTTTTTCTACTCTCGGCTTGTCAAAAGAAATTATCCGTGCAGTCACCGAACGGGGTTACACCAAACCTACACCAATCCAGATGCAGGCGATTCCTGCCGTCTTGTCGGGGCGTGATTTGCTAGCTGGCGCACAAACGGGGACTGGAAAGACTGCCAGCTTCACGCTACCGCTTTTACATCGGTTGTCTTCCGACAATAGCGTTCAAAATACATCTAATGAATACTCACCAATCCGGGCGTTGATTCTCACCCCAACTCGTGAACTCGCCGCACAGGTGGAGTTAAGCGTGCGTGAGTATGGCAAGTATCTAAATTTGAACACGATGGCAATGTTCGGTGGGGTCAGCATTAATCCCCAAAAACGGCTTTTGAAGGGTCGTGTGGATATTCTAGTTTCTACCCCAGGGCGACTGCTAGACCATGTGCAGCAGGGTACGATAAATCTGTCACATATCGAGATTTTAGTGCTAGATGAAGCAGATCGGATGTTAGACATGGGTTTTATTCGTGATATCCGGCGCATTCTCTCGCTCCTACCCAAACAGCGACAAAATTTGCTATTCTTCGCCACCTTCTCAGAAAAAATTAAGGCACTTGCTACCGGGCTACTTAATCAACCGAAGATGATCGAGGTAGCACGCCGCAACGTTACCGCCGATACAGTAGCCCAAAAAGTCTACAAAGTAGACCGTGACCGGAAACGTCACCTACTTGCTCACCTAATTCGGCAAGATAACTGGTATCAAGTGTTAGTATTCACTAGAACAAAGTATGGTGCTGACCGTCTGGTTAAGGAGTTAAGCCAGGAGCGTATTCAAGCACTAGCCATTCACGGTAATAAGAGTCAGTCGGCGCGTACCCACGCTTTAGCAAAGTTCAAGAACGGTAGTTTACAGGTATTGGTGGCAACAGACATTGCAGCGCGAGGTCTTGACATCAGTGAACTACCCCATGTGGTCAATTTCGATCTGCCCAATGTACCAGAAGATTATGTTCATCGCATTGGTCGTACTGGTCGCGCTGGTGCGTCAGGTGAAGCGGTATCGCTGGTATGCGTCGATGAATACCCGTTGTTGGCAGATATCGAAAAACTGATTGAACAGCGATTACCTGTTGAAGTGGTTGCTGGCTTGGGAGCGAATTCCCACACCAAGCTGGAAGCAGTTCCAGATGAACGCAAGCACAGACCTCAAGGTAGCCAACGTCCGGTTCGCTCTACAGCTAAAAAATCGGCACAGCGAACCATAACAGGTGGGAAAAAGTCTGATGGTCGTCCCGGTCGCATCAAGCCTATGAGCTAAACGAAGCCTGACCGGGGAATGGAAAATTCAAAATAAAAAACCTCTTGCAAAAGTCCGAAAATGATATGTGTCATTCTGAACGAAATGTAGAATCTTTGAGATGTTTCGCTTCGCTCAACATGACAGGTTCAGCATTTATGTAAGAGGTACAAAAAACCCTCATAAAAATTATGAGGGTTTTTTATACTTATCACACTATTTAAGTGCGGAAACGTCTTTTACTTTGCTTGTGCAAGGCAATCTTTTTGCGCTTGGATTTTTCAATAGGCGTTTCAAAGTGACGGTGCTTCCTCATATCTTGAAAAATGCCCGCCTTGGAAACTTCTCGCTTAAATCGACGTAAGGCTGATTCAATGTGTTCATTGTCCCCTACTACTATTTGGGTCATTATCCCTCCTGCTAAATTGGCTTAATTAATGGCTCATAATGGTCAGTTGTCTAGTTGACTAAAGTGTAAAAAAAGTCAGACTCTTGATATAACCTGAAAATTCGGTTGAAAAATTTCAGTTTTCAAAACTTAGTAGCGGTTACGTCCGCCACCTCCACCGCCACCGTATCCTCCCCCACGGTTTCCACCAAAAGAACCCCCTCTATCTTCTTTAGGCTTGGCTTTGTTAACTTTGAGGTCACGACCCATCCATTCAGCACCGTCAAGGGCTTCGATGGCAGCTGTTTCTTCAGCTTCAGTTCCCATTTCCACAAAAGCAAAACCGCGTGGACGGCCTGTTTCACGGTCAGTAGGTACTTGAACCCGCTTTACAGTACCGTATTCGGCAAAAACAGCACTCAAGGTATCTTGAGTAACTTCGTAAGAGAGGTTGCCTACATAAATTGACATAGATTGTCTCCAAAATTATTACTGTGTAGAGATTTAAATTTCGGAGAAAAACCTGTCAAGACCAAAAGGGAAAAACCTGTCAATACTAAAAACAAAGATGCTCACCGAATTAACTCTCCTTCTATAGGATGCCATAGAAGCCGATTGTCTGCATCCAGTAGATGGTTAATCAGTGATGTATTGAAAGTGAAGATTGAGAATTAGCAAGAGTTTCCACTGACGCAATGTCCAATCCTTTAATTATTCTACATCTTTAATACGGGTTTTTCGTTCGACAATCTCCTTGAGTATCAAGGTGACGACGGCGAGTAAGGCTAACAATACAGCCGCAGAAAATGCTGCCTCTGTTTTGTATTGTTTATAAGCTTCTTCGACAAATAAGGGTAAGCTTTGGGTAATATTAGCAATGTTACCTGAGACAACGGACACCGCGCCAAATTCACCCATTGCCCTCGCATTGGTCAAAATTAAACCATAAAGCAACCCCCAACGAATCCCAGGTAAGGTCACGCGCCAAAATATCTGCCAATCATTTGCACCCAGGGTTCTAGCGGCTTCTTCTTGGTCTTGACCAAATTCTTCTAAAACGGGGATGACTTCCCGCGCCACAAAGGGCATACTCACAAAAGTTGTTGCTAATACCATCCCTGGTAAGGCAAAGACAACTTTCACGTCATGAGCTTCCAGAATAGTGCCAAACCAGCCATTCCGCCCGTAGAGTAACACAAT from Nostoc sp. UHCC 0870 includes these protein-coding regions:
- a CDS encoding DUF4114 domain-containing protein; amino-acid sequence: MTTIADLNNGIFTVELSGKVSVDFLYDGGLNKGELAIFSLQGMEDMKVGSAEFILEATKRALSNSNSGYVVVRDESDRARFSDLNHELSWEKDFNGGVYQGPQLFDMTAGTTFAMMLVTDTTVAKIAQSTSINTDKVLFSFGSVDTKTGTVSPQIADITGKGNTFGWEDINTLKTSDRDFNDMVVQVLGATATAPELQDAVYANRNWLNTKVGQELSQYVNRPLFETGTFIVDGTGQIQVDYLYDGGWYQGQLAVFSLKGMENYQPGSLQFIREAASRALSNSTQGRILISDRTEGARFNGNASWELAHYHDWVNTTIGNEIVNHFNTDILQPQISQPVVTGF
- a CDS encoding phosphatase PAP2 family protein, yielding MNGNFSNLSNEHSLIQAIHTAVKGRARFKVKGLHLSELLGKYIESRLLQEKNITQVSANHLTGNVLVIFSPDFKHSAIASRLHDIVLDYQKFPKNLSITTAAEPIQLVTLPMQPQLDKLNSQLILGAAAATTLVLSSGILYKNGLDTSILLGLQKLHTPLLDAIMKGITFLGEPVVFLSICSALGINLWQNQRHREATTLGIATLGAVGLNVLFKEIFRRARPTHWDYIVNAVHYSFPSGHAMVSTAIYGCIAYILAKQFPQWRKQILSSTTVIILAVGFSRLYLGVHWPTDVLAGYAAGLLWLIFCILYLEWQPNYGFSTNF
- the rpsU gene encoding 30S ribosomal protein S21, whose product is MTQIVVGDNEHIESALRRFKREVSKAGIFQDMRKHRHFETPIEKSKRKKIALHKQSKRRFRT
- the cysW gene encoding sulfate ABC transporter permease subunit CysW encodes the protein MTISKGSKANTSHPRQKKSFVPTLLIGIAIAYLALVQYIPAINVFFQAFSKGVGPFIDNLGRTDFLYAAKLTLVLALISVPLNLVFGLCAAWAIARHKFPGRAFVLSLIDLPFSISPVVAGLMIVLLYGRNGWFGTILEAHDVKVVFALPGMVLATTFVSMPFVAREVIPVLEEFGQDQEEAARTLGANDWQIFWRVTLPGIRWGLLYGLILTNARAMGEFGAVSVVSGNIANITQSLPLFVEEAYKQYKTEAAFSAAVLLALLAVVTLILKEIVERKTRIKDVE
- a CDS encoding DEAD/DEAH box helicase, with protein sequence MSFSTLGLSKEIIRAVTERGYTKPTPIQMQAIPAVLSGRDLLAGAQTGTGKTASFTLPLLHRLSSDNSVQNTSNEYSPIRALILTPTRELAAQVELSVREYGKYLNLNTMAMFGGVSINPQKRLLKGRVDILVSTPGRLLDHVQQGTINLSHIEILVLDEADRMLDMGFIRDIRRILSLLPKQRQNLLFFATFSEKIKALATGLLNQPKMIEVARRNVTADTVAQKVYKVDRDRKRHLLAHLIRQDNWYQVLVFTRTKYGADRLVKELSQERIQALAIHGNKSQSARTHALAKFKNGSLQVLVATDIAARGLDISELPHVVNFDLPNVPEDYVHRIGRTGRAGASGEAVSLVCVDEYPLLADIEKLIEQRLPVEVVAGLGANSHTKLEAVPDERKHRPQGSQRPVRSTAKKSAQRTITGGKKSDGRPGRIKPMS
- a CDS encoding RNA recognition motif domain-containing protein — encoded protein: MSIYVGNLSYEVTQDTLSAVFAEYGTVKRVQVPTDRETGRPRGFAFVEMGTEAEETAAIEALDGAEWMGRDLKVNKAKPKEDRGGSFGGNRGGGYGGGGGGGRNRY